The proteins below come from a single Triticum aestivum cultivar Chinese Spring chromosome 5D, IWGSC CS RefSeq v2.1, whole genome shotgun sequence genomic window:
- the LOC123122681 gene encoding nuclear pore complex protein GP210 isoform X2 — protein MAARPAVAAAAAVALVVAASALLCASAAAAAAGGPHLADLSVLLPPRMTRPVEYRLVGGGGCFTWSLDHHDIISVKPEYNDSSRCSTSARLASIAPYSGRKETSVYATDIISGITIHCKVFVDKISRIRIFHHSVKIDLDEIATLRVHAFDDEENVFSTLVGLQFMWQLTPTTLDNSNHHLAHIPLKETHLSDCSGFCVEMNARFELEDRDLGSDFFVVKGVGIGQEVVSAQLFEPQFEHVSDTITLTVAEAMSLEPPSPVLVTLGVSVNFKLKIFRQKIAQVVNLPSQYHLWHVKNSSVAQVDSSLGVVHTLSLGFTDVVVEDTRVSGHQQVSSLRVVIPRTLFLYLVPVMDDSGHFHGITSIPSSEVWYVFPGQKYMVLAKAFAEGFDAREIFITEENNLRLESSTVELWNLSQVPDNSLGSYEVQTSRLLFPISQGEGYLVAALTYQAEASGSAKVLKLLQKVNVCSKVKATWDEGTDNSNIIYLPWVPGVYQEVELMAVGGCGKTPEDYKLFSSDESVVSVSDSRTVRAKKPGQAVIKVVSTFDFLNFDEIIIEVSSPSALAILPIFPVEVAVGTQLHAAVAFKTSNGHPYSRCDYFSAFIRWSLLSENQTFEVVDASEALTVEALKHHSGSSAQYGNPCAWISLNASAAGRATIVATFSSESDSYFETFNEPIFLKATSKVSAYYPLLVLQAGNGNQFGGYWVDLSRLQSGIQNMGNNSPMELYLVPGSTMDVFLFGGPEQWDKVVDFVETVDVVGALENYIIGSTAVQKISSGLYRVSCQSKGIFKLLFSRGNMIGKDHPVPAVAKSELSIVCDLPSAVTLIANENENRLDILEAASKADRSPNRLQVSPVVISNGRSIRLAAAGVHQNGRFFANSSSLCLRWEVTECEGLAYLDQDEDAEMLEQSSWERFLVLQNSTGMCTARATVIGFSSRIASKTREEHMFLPSEHDNLTDAIQLQIVSSLRVTPAYVLLVSHREAQETLAVSGGTCFLDASTNDTHVVQIVQHPGKALCSQLILGARGLGSAVVTIQDIGLSPRVSTSSLVRVANVDWIQILSEEHISIMEGTTKDFQISAGTQDGQVFRGSQYKYMGIEVHLGDEILDHVNPSESLDGPKFSVKAAKTGTTSLYVSTKQRSGQRVLSQVINVEVYKPLRIHPEYIYLTPGASFVLSVKGGPKIGVSIEYTSLNVGTLEVQSATGKLSAKTVGNSTVRAAVLANGGTVICEAFGRVEVGIPVAMALSTQSDRLCIGCSMPIYPSVPKGDPFSFYETCQSYTWMIADQKVVTFQSARSWQNGLDQGLYSEGKTYPWLSNGSSNAFINHVIGRSAGKTKISISVTCDFSLHGSSGSVSYDASKTILVVPDPPLARGLPITWLLPPFYTTRDLLPRSVNSFGEQDSNGLDTTIGYSLLRSSGRSDPAMQNANAIDGSKIRTGESNAIDCIQAKDHSTGRTEIASCLRVAEVAQVRVAAAESSIQTAYLSVNDKVELDVKYADELGYTFSEALGVAPVKIETNYPDVLSIVMPRDVNGTYGAHQRFVLQARSHGTALVRLHINHPSRKSDFIMVSVGARMYPRDVVIHSGMDAHGPGQWLSTNEKVMHVNQITGEAHARGEGIAEVIFKGPNLKLRTTVNVLKVNQIVVDAPAEILTNVAAPPDGYKFSVKLSDSAGHSTESSVNQINAPFDCKVEPSFVGFVEPWSDRAVKKSYCVFHPYSPAQLLPVKSNPKDGILHISVRANLKEDSMVTGSAHALFVKGFYIKEPGMLNLTPSCNHSVIIIGGNTDVELFWSAKDLMSVSLVDTNENIGGPSQIVYRVEALKRQPFADKVTIILPATGQTEELEVNYVTGDRTESSSSSGLTTFGLILTCIIVPAGTLWVIMKLLEKPARQAPPRHAPAPAAGPATAPDPASPAIGEFSPRTPQPFMEYVRKTVDDTPYYKRDARRRFNPQNTY, from the exons ATGGCCGCGCGGCCGgccgtcgcggcggcggcggcggtggcgctggtGGTGGCCGCCTCCGCGCTGCTGtgcgcctcggcggcggcggcagcggcgggcgggCCCCACTTGGCGGACCTCAGCGTGCTCCTGCCCCCGCGCATGACCAGGCCCGTCGAGTACCGACTCGTCGGCGGGGGCGGCTGCTTCACCTG GTCACTGGATCATCATGATATTATATCAGTTAAGCCAGAGTACAACGACAGCAGCAGATGCTCAACGAGCGCTCGTTTGGCATCAATCGCCCCTTACAGCGGCCGCAAGGAGACCTCTGTCTATGCCACTGATATTATTAGTGGAATCACAATACACTGCAAAGTTTTCGTCGACAAAATCTCTCGGATCAGGATTTTCCATCATTCTGTTAAAATCGACCTGGATGAAATCGCCACATTGCGTGTTCATGCCTTTGATGATGAAG AAAACGTGTTCTCGACATTGGTGGGATTGCAGTTTATGTGGCAGCTTACCCCGACGACGCTTGATAACAGTAACCATCATCTTGCTCATATTCCACTGAAAGAAACACATTTAAGTGACTGCAGTGGTTTTTGTGTTGAGATGAATGCGCGGTTTGAGCTTGAAGATAGG GATCTTGGTTCTGATTTCTTTGTCGTGAAGGGTGTTGGGATTGGCCAAGAGGTCGTTAGTGCTCAGTTATTTGAACCACAGTTTGAGCATGTGAGTGACACGATCACTTTAACTGTCGCTGAAGCTATGTCGCTAGAGCCCCCATCACCCGTCCTTGTAACTCTTGGTGTCTCGGTGAATTTCAAACTCAAGATTTTTCGACAAAAGATTGCCCAAG TGGTTAATCTACCATCACAATACCATCTTTGGCATGTGAAGAACTCTTCGGTGGCCCAAGTGGATAGTTCCTTGGGTGTTGTACATACTTTGAGTCTGGGATTTACTGATGTCGTTGTTGAAGACACTAGAGTTTCTGGCCACCAACAAGTATCATCTCTACGTGTTGTTATTCCACGGACACTCTTCCTCTATCTAGTTCCTGTCATGGATGATTCTGGTCATTTTCATGGGATAACAAGTATTCCATCCTCAGAAGTGTGGTACGTTTTTCCTGGTCAAAAGTACATGGTTCTTGCGAAAGCTTTCGCAGAGGGATTTGATGCTAGAGAGATATTTATTACAGAG GAAAACAATCTTAGATTGGAGAGCAGCACAGTGGAACTTTGGAACTTATCGCAGGTTCCAGATAACTCTTTAGGTTCCTATGAAGTGCAAACTTCTAGATTGCTATTCCCCATTTCTCAGGGAGAAGGATATTTAGTTGCTGCCTTAACCTACCAAGCAGAGGCATCTGGATCAGCAAAG GTTCTCAAGCTGCTGCAAAAAGTTAATGTATGCAGTAAAGTGAAGGCAACCTGGGATGAGGGAACGGATAACTCCAATATTATTTATCTACCCTGGGTTCCTGGAGTTTATCAGGAAGTCGAACTGATGGCAGTTGGAG GTTGTGGTAAGACGCCGGAGGACTACAAGTTATTTTCGTCTGATGAAAGTGTTGTTTCTGTGTCTGATTCCCGTACTGTGCGTGCTAAAAAGCCTGGTCAAGCTGTCATCAAAGTAGTTTCTACCTTTGATTTCCTGAATTTTGATGAG ATCATTATTGAAGTATCCTCTCCTTCAGCACTGGCTATATTGCCAATCTTTCCTGTGGAGGTGGCTGTTGGAACACAACTTCATGCTGCTGTGGCATTTAAAACATCTAATG GACACCCATACTCGAGATGTGATTATTTTAGTGCTTTTATAAGGTGGAGTCTACTATCTGAGAATCAAACTTTTGAAGTTGTTGATGCATCCGAGGCTTTGACTGTTGAGGCCTTAAAGCATCATAGTGGTTCTTCGGCACAATATGGCAATCCTTGTGCCTGGATATCTCTAAATGCATCTGCTGCTGGTCGAGCCACAATAGTTGCGACGTTTTCCTCCGAGTCTGATTCCTATTTTGAGACTTTTAATGAGCCTATTTTTCTGAAGGCCACATCAAAAGTATCTGCATATTATCCTCTTCTGGTACTCCAAGCAGGAAATGGAAACCAGTTTGGTGGTTACTGGGTTGACTTATCTAGATTACAGAGTGGAATTCAGAATATGGGTAACAACTCTCCCATGGAGCTGTACTTGGTTCCTGGATCAACCATGGATGTGTTTCTCTTTGGAGGGCCTGAACAGTGGGACAAAGTGGTTGATTTTGTCGAAACTGTTGATGTTGTTGGCGCACTAGAAAATTATATCATTGGCTCTACTGCTGTGCAAAAAATATCTAGTGGACTATACCGAGTTTCTTGCCAAAGCAAAGGGATCTTT AAACTGTTGTTTTCGCGCGGAAACATGATTGGGAAGGATCATCCTGTGCCTGCTGTTGCCAAATCAGAGCTATCGATTGTTTGTGACTTGCCATCAGCAGTAACATTGATTGCAAATGAAAATG AAAACCGGCTTGATATTTTGGAAGCGGCAAGTAAAGCTGACCGTAGCCCCAATAGGCTGCAAGTATCTCCTGTTGTAATCTCAAATGGAAGAAGCATCCGTCTAGCTGCTGCTGGTGTACATCAAAATGGAAGATTTTTTGCCAACTCGTCCTCTCTTTGCTTGAGATGGGAAGTCACTGAATGTGAGGGACTTGCTTACTTggatcaagatgaagatgctgaaATGTTAGAACAGTCATCTTGGGAGAGGTTTCTTGTCCTACAGAATTCGACGGGAATG TGCACTGCCCGTGCTACAGTCATTGGCTTTTCTTCTAGAATTGCTAGCAAAACCCGTGAAGAACACATGTTTCTTCCAAGCGAACATGACAATCTCACAGATGCTATTCAGTTGCAG ATTGTTTCTTCGTTAAGAGTCACTCCAGCGTATGTCTTGTTAGTTTCCCATCGTGAAGCACAG GAAACCTTAGCTGTCAGTGGTGGCACATGCTTTCTAGATGCCTCTACCAATGACACACATGTGGTCCAAATAGTTCAACATCCAGGGAAGGCCCTATGTTCCCAGTTGATTCTTGGTGCTAGAGGCTTAGGCAGTGCTGTCGTGACAATTCAGGACATTGGCCTTTCTCCTAGAGTATCGACTAGTTCTCTG GTTAGAGTTGCAAATGTTGACTGGATTCAGATATTGTCAGAAGAGCACATCAGCATTATG GAAGGAACCACAAAAGATTTTCAAATTTCAGCTGGGACCCAAGATGGACAAGTCTTCAGAGGTTCTCAG TACAAGTACATGGGAATTGAGGTACATCTTGGTGATGAAATTCTGGATCATGTTAATCCAAGCGAGTCGCTGGATGGACCAAAATTTTCAGTTAAAGCTGCAAAAACTGGGACAACATCTCTTTAT GTTAGTACTAAGCAACGCTCTGGGCAAAGAGTTTTGAGTCAGGTTATAAATGTGGAAGTGTACAAACCACTGCGTATACATCCTGAGTACATCTACCTCACACCGGGTGCCTCTTTTGTG CTCTCTGTTAAAGGTGGTCCGAAGATTGGAGTTTCCATTGAGTACACAAGTCTGAACGTGGGAACGTTGGAAGTTCAAAGTGCTACTGGAAAGCTGTCTGCAAAGACTGTAGGAAACTCT ACTGTACGTGCAGCTGTTTTGGCAAATGGTGGCACCGTCATTTGTGAAGCTTTTGGAAGAGTTGAAGTGGGTATCCCAGTGGCTATGGCATTGAGTACTCAAAGTGACCGTCTTTGTATTGGCTGTAGCATGCCAATCTACCCTTCCGTGCCTAAG GGGGATCCATTTTCCTTCTATGAAACTTGTCAAAGTTACACTTGGATGATAGCAGATCAGAAG GTTGTGACATTCCAATCGGCTAGATCTTGGCAAAACGGACTTGATCAAGGTCTTTATTCAGAAGGAAAAACCTATCCATGGTTATCCAATGGAAGTAGCAATGCTTTTATCAATCATGTGATTGGAAG ATCTGCAGGGAAAACCAAGATATCCATTTCAGTTACTTGTGATTTCTCGCTACATGGCAGTTCTGGATCTGTATCTTATGATGCCTCCAAGACAATCCTGGTCGTACCAGATCCTCCCCTTGCACGTGGACTTCCTATAACATGGCTATTACCACCCTTTTATACCACCAGAGACCTTTTACCTAGATCCGTTAATTCATTTGGAGAACAAGACTCAAATGGCCTGGATACTACTATTGGATATTCTCTGTTAAGGAGCAGTGGTAGAAGTGATCCTGCTATGCAGAATGCTAACGCTATTGATGGAAGTAAAATTAGGACTGGAGAAAGCAATGCAATTGATTGTATTCAGGCAAAAGATCACTCAACTGGCAGAACAGAAATAGCATCATGCCTACGAGTTGCTGAG GTTGCACAAGTACGGGTAGCTGCTGCAGAATCATCAATCCAGACAGCCTATCTTTCTGTAAATGATAAAGTTGAACTGGATGTAAAATATGCTGATGAATTAG GTTATACCTTTAGTGAAGCACTTGGAGTAGCACCTGTGAAGATTGAGACAAACTATCCTGATGTTTTGTCAATTGTCATGCCCAGAGATGTCAATGGTACATATGGCGCACATCAACGTTTTGTGCTACAG GCGAGAAGCCATGGGACAGCTCTTGTAAGGTTGCACATAAACCATCCTTCCAGAAAATCAGATTTCATAATG GTATCTGTTGGTGCGCGAATGTATCCTAGAGATGTGGTGATTCATTCTG GCATGGATGCGCATGGACCTGGCCAGTGGTTAAGTACCAATGAAAAAGTTATGCATGTTAATCAAATAACTGGTGAAGCACATGCACGTGGTGAAGGTATAGCAGAAG TGATTTTTAAAGGCCCAAATCTGAAGTTGCGAACAACTGTCAATGTGCTCAAGGTGAACCAGATAGTTGTTGATGCTCCTGCGGAGATTCTGACGAATGTTGCTGCCCCACCTGATGGGTACAAGTTCTCTGTGAAATTAAG TGATTCAGCCGGGCATAGCACAGAGTCCTCTGTGAATCAGATAAATGCCCCATTTGACTGCAAGGTCGAACCTTCTTTTGTTGG gtttgttgaGCCATGGAGTGACCGTGCTGTGAAGAAATCATACTGTGTATTTCATCCGTACTCGCCTGCACAGCTGTTGCCTGTTAAGTCGAACCCAAAAGACGGCATTTTACACATTTCAGTTCGTGCAAATCTAAAAGAAGATTCAATGGTGACCGGATCTGCACATGCACTGTTTGTCAAAGGGTTTTACATTAAAGAACCTGGAATG TTAAACTTGACTCCAAGCTGCAACCATAGCGTCATCATTATTGGCGGGAACACTG ATGTTGAGTTATTTTGGAGTGCTAAAGATTTAATGTCGGTCAGTCTTGTTGACACAAATGAGAACATTGGTGGTCCTAGTCAAATTGTTTACCGG GTTGAAGCACTCAAAAGGCAACCTTTTGCTGACAAGGTCACTATAATTCTTCCAGCCACTG GCCAGACTGAAGAATTAGAAGTTAATTATGTTACAGGAGACAGAACAGAGTCATCGTCGTCGTCAGGCTTAACCACATTTGGTCTTATCCTCACATGCATCATCGTGCCAGCAGGTACACTCTGGGTCATCATGAAGCTGCTGGAGAAACCGGCCCGACAGGCACCACCACGGCACGCGCCGGCACCAGCAGCGGGGCCTGCCACTGCGCCTGACCCTGCCTCCCCGGCTATCGGCGAGTTCTCTCCTCGCACGCCCCAGCCTTTCATGGAGTACGTGAGGAAGACTGTCGACGACACGCCTTACTACAAGCGTGACGCGAGGAGGCGATTCAACCCTCAAAATACGTACTGA